In a genomic window of Saccharothrix sp. HUAS TT1:
- a CDS encoding class I SAM-dependent RNA methyltransferase: MTATWKQRLIEVEVGAVAHGGHCVARHEGRVVFVRHALPGERVVVRITEDTGGSFCRGDAVEVLQASPDRVEPPCPFAGPGLCGGCDWQHASWQAQRELKAAVVAEQLLRLAKLDWEVIVEDLPGGPEDWRTRVRMAVGPDGRAGFRAHRSHRVVPVDHCVIAAPGALDGVVDRTWPPKSELVITRDAGAQVHLTEIGPPVVRRGRPVPGPSRRRAGSGTATELAAHRTWNLRADGFWQVHPAAADTFAQVVGDWADCRPGDHAWDLYGGVGLFASVLAEQVGATGSVAVVESSDRAVQDGRLNLSDQPQVSWHSGRTEAVLGSPAFTERSPDVVVLDPPRKGAGKDVVTAIARSRPSRVVYVACDPAALARDIAAFTQHGYELVQLRAFDAFPMTHHVECVALLRPAR; encoded by the coding sequence GTGACGGCGACCTGGAAGCAGCGGTTGATCGAGGTCGAGGTCGGGGCGGTCGCCCACGGCGGGCACTGCGTCGCCCGGCACGAGGGCCGCGTGGTCTTCGTCCGGCACGCGCTGCCCGGCGAACGGGTCGTGGTCCGGATCACCGAGGACACCGGCGGCTCGTTCTGCCGGGGTGACGCCGTCGAGGTGCTGCAGGCGTCACCGGACCGCGTCGAGCCGCCGTGCCCGTTCGCCGGGCCGGGGCTGTGCGGCGGCTGCGACTGGCAGCACGCGTCCTGGCAGGCCCAGCGCGAGCTGAAGGCCGCCGTGGTCGCCGAGCAGCTGCTCCGGCTGGCCAAGCTCGACTGGGAGGTCATCGTCGAGGACCTGCCCGGCGGACCGGAGGACTGGCGCACCAGGGTCCGGATGGCCGTGGGACCGGACGGCCGCGCCGGGTTCCGCGCCCACCGCAGCCACCGGGTCGTCCCGGTGGACCACTGCGTCATCGCCGCGCCCGGCGCGCTGGACGGCGTCGTGGACCGCACCTGGCCGCCCAAGTCCGAGCTGGTGATCACCCGGGACGCGGGCGCGCAGGTGCACCTGACCGAGATCGGGCCGCCGGTGGTGCGGCGCGGCCGTCCCGTGCCCGGACCGTCCCGGCGGCGCGCGGGCAGCGGCACGGCGACCGAACTGGCCGCGCACCGGACGTGGAACCTGCGCGCGGACGGCTTCTGGCAGGTCCACCCGGCCGCCGCGGACACGTTCGCCCAGGTCGTCGGCGACTGGGCGGACTGCCGGCCGGGCGACCACGCCTGGGACCTCTACGGCGGGGTCGGGCTGTTCGCGTCCGTGCTGGCCGAGCAGGTCGGCGCCACCGGGTCGGTCGCCGTGGTCGAGTCGTCGGACCGGGCGGTCCAGGACGGCAGGCTCAACCTGTCCGACCAACCGCAGGTCAGCTGGCACTCCGGCCGCACCGAGGCGGTGCTCGGGTCGCCCGCGTTCACCGAGCGGTCACCCGACGTCGTGGTGCTCGACCCGCCGCGCAAGGGCGCGGGCAAGGACGTGGTCACCGCGATCGCCCGCAGCCGACCCTCCCGTGTGGTTTACGTCGCGTGCGACCCGGCTGCCCTGGCCCGCGACATCGCCGCGTTCACCCAGCACGGTTACGAGTTGGTGCAGCTCAGGGCATTCGACGCGTTCCCGATGACGCACCACGTCGAGTGCGTCGCGCTGTTGCGGCCCGCTCGCTGA
- a CDS encoding APC family permease translates to MSKLATAAKRLLVGRPFRSDRLAHTLLPKRIALPVFASDAMSSVAYAPEEIFLVLSVAGLSAYAVAPWVGVVVVIVMLTVVASYRQNVHAYPSGGGDYEVTTVNLGRRAGLTVASALLVDYILTVAVSISSAAANIGSAIPFVATHKVEFAVAAIVVLTAINLRGIRESGSAFAIPTYAFMVGVVLMIAYGLFRGLVLGDEMRAESAGLELRAEDDHLVGLAFVFLVLRAFSSGCAALTGVEAISNGVPAFRKPKSRNAATTLLMMGLIAVVMLMGLIVLAQLTGVKMASDPAHQLVDAPPGYEQKTMVAQIAGAVFDGFPVGFFFITTVTALILVLAANTAFNGFPVLGSILAQDRYLPRQLHTRGDRLAFSNGIVFLAGAAIVLVIAFDAEVTKLIQLYIVGVFVSFTMSQTGMIRHWNRLLAKETDPVARRRMRRSQAINSFGLAMTASVLVVVLITKFTHGAWIAIAAMAALYALMTAIRRHYDRVAEELRQQERQKLLPARNHAMVLVSKLHMPTLRALAYAKATRPDMLEAVTVNVDDGDTRRLVRDWEKENFKVPLKVIESPYREITKPVLDYVKRVRTDNPRDVVTVFIPEYVVGHWWEQFLHNQSALRLKGRLLFQPGVMVTSVPWQLASSSKVTDNDDVVAPGAIRRGLDKRGGEDQGNRR, encoded by the coding sequence GTGTCCAAGCTCGCAACCGCGGCCAAGCGCCTGCTGGTCGGCAGGCCGTTCCGCAGCGACCGGCTAGCCCACACCCTCCTGCCCAAGCGCATCGCCCTGCCCGTGTTCGCCTCGGACGCGATGTCGAGCGTGGCCTACGCGCCCGAGGAGATCTTCCTCGTGCTGTCGGTCGCCGGTCTGTCCGCCTATGCGGTGGCGCCGTGGGTCGGCGTCGTGGTCGTCATCGTGATGCTGACGGTCGTGGCGAGCTACCGGCAGAACGTGCACGCCTACCCCTCCGGCGGCGGCGACTACGAGGTCACCACGGTCAACCTGGGCCGCAGGGCGGGCCTGACGGTGGCGAGCGCCCTGCTCGTGGACTACATCCTCACGGTCGCGGTCTCGATCTCCTCCGCCGCGGCGAACATCGGGTCGGCCATCCCGTTCGTCGCCACCCACAAGGTCGAGTTCGCGGTCGCCGCGATCGTCGTCCTCACCGCGATCAACCTGCGCGGCATCCGCGAGTCCGGCAGCGCGTTCGCCATCCCGACCTACGCGTTCATGGTCGGCGTCGTCCTGATGATCGCCTACGGCCTGTTCCGCGGCCTCGTCCTCGGCGACGAGATGCGCGCCGAGAGCGCGGGCCTCGAACTGCGCGCCGAGGACGACCACCTGGTCGGCCTGGCGTTCGTGTTCCTCGTGCTGCGCGCCTTCTCGTCCGGCTGCGCGGCGCTGACCGGTGTGGAGGCGATCAGCAACGGCGTGCCGGCGTTCCGCAAGCCGAAGTCGCGCAACGCGGCGACCACGCTGCTGATGATGGGCCTGATCGCGGTCGTGATGCTGATGGGCCTGATCGTGCTGGCCCAGCTCACCGGCGTGAAGATGGCCTCCGACCCGGCGCACCAGCTGGTCGACGCGCCACCGGGCTACGAGCAGAAGACGATGGTCGCCCAGATCGCGGGCGCGGTGTTCGACGGCTTCCCGGTCGGCTTCTTCTTCATCACGACCGTCACCGCGCTGATCCTGGTGCTGGCCGCGAACACCGCGTTCAACGGCTTCCCGGTGCTCGGCTCGATCCTCGCCCAGGACCGCTACCTGCCGCGCCAGCTGCACACCCGCGGCGACCGGCTGGCGTTCAGCAACGGCATCGTCTTCCTCGCGGGCGCGGCGATCGTGCTGGTCATCGCGTTCGACGCGGAGGTCACCAAGCTCATCCAGCTCTACATCGTGGGCGTGTTCGTGTCGTTCACGATGAGCCAGACCGGCATGATCCGGCACTGGAACCGGCTGCTGGCGAAGGAGACCGACCCGGTGGCCCGCCGCCGGATGCGCCGCTCGCAGGCGATCAACTCGTTCGGCCTGGCCATGACGGCGTCCGTGCTGGTCGTGGTGCTGATCACGAAGTTCACCCACGGCGCGTGGATCGCCATCGCCGCGATGGCCGCCCTCTACGCCCTGATGACGGCGATCCGCAGGCACTACGACCGGGTCGCCGAGGAGCTGCGCCAGCAGGAGCGGCAGAAGCTGCTGCCCGCCCGCAACCACGCCATGGTGCTGGTCTCGAAGCTGCACATGCCGACCCTGCGCGCCCTGGCCTACGCCAAGGCGACCCGGCCGGACATGCTCGAAGCCGTCACCGTGAACGTGGACGACGGCGACACCCGGCGCCTGGTGCGGGACTGGGAGAAGGAGAACTTCAAGGTGCCGCTGAAGGTGATCGAGTCGCCCTACCGCGAGATCACCAAACCGGTCCTGGACTACGTCAAGCGGGTCCGCACGGACAACCCGCGCGACGTCGTCACGGTGTTCATCCCGGAGTACGTGGTCGGCCACTGGTGGGAGCAGTTCCTGCACAACCAGAGCGCGCTGCGGCTCAAGGGCAGGCTCCTGTTCCAACCCGGGGTGATGGTGACCAGCGTGCCGTGGCAGCTGGCCTCATCCTCGAAGGTGACCGACAACGACGACGTCGTCGCGCCCGGCGCCATCCGGCGCGGTCTGGACAAGCGCGGCGGAGAGGATCAGGGGAACCGCAGGTGA
- a CDS encoding TrkA family potassium uptake protein produces MHVVIMGCGRVGSSLAKALERLDHQVSVIDKDAQSFRRLGSDFHGQQVVGNGFDQRVLIEAGIERAGAFAAVSSGDNSNIISARVARETFGVEAVVARIYDEKRAAVYERLGIPTVATVPWSTDRFLRMLLPEGTATAWRDPSGSVAVLPLELHEDWVGRTVRDLEEATGCRVAFVMRFGTGVLPDSKTVLQEDDQVYVAALSGTVTDVAAAAAHAPEES; encoded by the coding sequence GTGCACGTGGTGATCATGGGTTGCGGCCGGGTGGGCTCGTCCCTGGCCAAGGCTCTGGAGCGCCTGGACCACCAGGTGTCGGTGATCGACAAGGACGCCCAGTCGTTCCGCAGGCTCGGCTCGGACTTCCACGGCCAGCAGGTGGTCGGCAACGGCTTCGACCAGCGGGTTCTCATCGAGGCGGGGATCGAGCGGGCGGGCGCGTTCGCGGCCGTGTCCAGCGGCGACAACTCCAACATCATCTCGGCCAGGGTGGCGCGGGAGACGTTCGGGGTGGAGGCGGTGGTCGCGCGGATCTACGACGAGAAGCGCGCCGCGGTGTACGAGCGGCTGGGCATCCCGACCGTGGCGACCGTGCCGTGGTCGACCGACCGGTTCCTGCGGATGCTGCTGCCCGAGGGCACCGCGACGGCGTGGCGCGACCCGTCGGGCAGCGTCGCCGTGCTGCCGCTGGAGCTGCACGAGGACTGGGTCGGGCGGACGGTGCGCGACCTGGAGGAGGCCACCGGGTGCCGGGTCGCGTTCGTGATGCGGTTCGGGACCGGCGTGCTGCCCGACTCGAAGACCGTGCTGCAGGAGGACGACCAGGTGTACGTGGCCGCCCTGTCCGGCACCGTGACCGATGTGGCCGCCGCGGCGGCCCACGCGCCCGAGGAGAGCTGA
- a CDS encoding TrkA family potassium uptake protein has protein sequence MRIAIAGAGAVGRSIAAELVSDGHQVMLIERDRNHFEPHTVEQAEWVQADACELSSLEDAGMQLCDVVIAATGDDKVNLVVSLLAKTEFAVRRVVARVNDPANEWLFTTSWGVDVAVSTPRILSALVEEAVTIGDVVRLMTLRQGQANLVEITLPGDTPLAGSPVNGLALPRDAALVTILRGGRVIVPTPDDTLEGGDELLFVAAADVEQEIRSALGY, from the coding sequence GTGCGGATCGCGATTGCGGGTGCCGGCGCGGTGGGTCGGTCCATCGCGGCGGAGCTGGTGTCCGACGGGCACCAGGTGATGCTGATCGAGCGGGACCGGAACCACTTCGAGCCGCACACCGTCGAGCAGGCGGAGTGGGTGCAGGCGGACGCGTGCGAGCTGTCCTCGTTGGAGGACGCGGGGATGCAGCTGTGCGACGTGGTCATCGCGGCCACCGGTGACGACAAGGTCAACCTGGTCGTGTCGCTGCTGGCCAAGACCGAGTTCGCGGTGCGGCGCGTGGTGGCGCGGGTGAACGACCCGGCCAACGAGTGGCTGTTCACCACCTCGTGGGGCGTGGACGTGGCCGTCTCGACGCCGCGCATCCTGTCCGCGCTGGTGGAGGAGGCCGTGACGATCGGGGACGTGGTCCGGCTGATGACGTTGCGCCAGGGCCAGGCGAACCTGGTCGAGATCACCCTCCCCGGCGACACCCCGCTGGCGGGCTCCCCGGTCAACGGCCTGGCGCTGCCGCGCGACGCGGCCCTGGTGACCATCCTGCGCGGCGGCCGGGTGATCGTGCCCACGCCGGACGACACGCTGGAGGGCGGGGACGAGCTGCTGTTCGTGGCGGCGGCGGACGTGGAACAGGAGATCCGCTCGGCCCTGGGCTACTGA
- a CDS encoding DUF3159 domain-containing protein, translating into MTQKNESEKQPTMLEQMGGVSGLVFSSLPVVVFVLVNAFAGLMPAIWSALASAVVIGIVLAMRKGSVQPAVSAVFGVGIAAFIAYRTGDAKGFFLFGIWQSLVYGGVFLASILVRWPLAGVIWSFLNGQGSSWRQDKASVRDYDIATLVWALVFGARFVVQRWLYDEASVGWLAAARLAMGYPLMAIALVATVWAVRRSDKRLKAALAKEEEENAAAEARLRAQAAADQEGEPDIYRQMLDTSTEQRPQPARADEH; encoded by the coding sequence ATGACCCAGAAGAACGAGTCCGAGAAGCAGCCCACCATGCTGGAGCAGATGGGCGGCGTCAGCGGCCTGGTCTTCTCCTCGCTGCCGGTCGTGGTGTTCGTGCTGGTCAACGCGTTCGCCGGGCTGATGCCCGCGATCTGGAGCGCGCTGGCGTCGGCGGTCGTGATCGGCATCGTGCTGGCCATGCGCAAGGGGTCCGTGCAGCCGGCCGTGTCGGCGGTCTTCGGCGTCGGCATCGCCGCGTTCATCGCCTACCGGACGGGCGACGCCAAGGGCTTCTTCCTGTTCGGCATCTGGCAGAGCCTCGTCTACGGCGGCGTGTTCCTGGCCTCGATCCTGGTCAGGTGGCCGCTGGCGGGCGTGATCTGGTCGTTCCTCAACGGCCAGGGCTCGTCGTGGCGGCAGGACAAGGCCAGCGTGCGCGACTACGACATCGCCACGCTCGTGTGGGCCCTGGTCTTCGGCGCCCGCTTCGTGGTGCAGCGGTGGCTGTACGACGAGGCCTCGGTGGGCTGGCTGGCCGCCGCCCGCCTGGCCATGGGCTACCCGCTGATGGCGATCGCGCTGGTCGCCACGGTCTGGGCGGTGCGCCGCTCGGACAAGCGCCTCAAGGCGGCACTGGCCAAGGAGGAAGAGGAGAACGCGGCCGCCGAAGCCCGCCTCCGCGCCCAAGCCGCCGCCGACCAGGAGGGCGAGCCGGACATCTACCGGCAGATGCTCGACACCTCGACCGAGCAACGCCCCCAACCAGCCCGCGCCGACGAGCACTAG
- a CDS encoding OB-fold nucleic acid binding domain-containing protein, whose product MTGTGGGYWRRLVRRLTTDVSELDADDLSRKAVAVGAVRACDCQSGQEVTVLGRLRSVELCPRDAAATLEAELYDGTEGVTLVWLGRRRIAGIEPGRTIKAKGRIAVRDGRKVLYNPYYELQNAS is encoded by the coding sequence ATGACTGGTACTGGGGGTGGCTACTGGCGCCGCCTCGTGCGTCGGCTGACCACCGACGTGAGCGAGTTGGACGCCGACGACCTGTCCCGAAAAGCCGTGGCCGTCGGGGCCGTCCGCGCGTGCGACTGTCAGTCCGGTCAGGAGGTGACGGTGTTGGGCAGGCTGCGCAGCGTCGAGCTGTGCCCGCGTGACGCCGCCGCCACGTTGGAGGCGGAGTTGTACGACGGCACCGAGGGCGTGACGCTGGTCTGGCTGGGACGTCGCCGGATCGCGGGCATCGAGCCGGGGCGCACGATCAAGGCCAAGGGCCGGATCGCGGTGCGCGACGGGCGCAAGGTGCTCTACAACCCCTACTACGAGCTGCAGAACGCTTCATGA
- a CDS encoding alpha/beta fold hydrolase, with protein sequence MESSPAVLLPGTASDEVFVSSVFARPLAGAGFDLVAPASRDVAGHLAALDAAWTGTPLVVGGVSLGAQVAAAWAVRHPERCAGLLVALPAWHGPADGAPAALAALASAAVVESAGVEAALTGVDGWLGDELRRAWPRYGTRLAHALREAAGSVSPTPAELAGLAAPVGVAACTDDPIHPLGVARTWVEALPRAALRTTTLAALGADRESLGRAALTAYLEASGSTPPAV encoded by the coding sequence ATGGAGTCGTCACCCGCCGTTCTGCTGCCGGGCACCGCGTCCGACGAGGTCTTCGTCTCCTCGGTGTTCGCCCGCCCGCTGGCCGGGGCCGGGTTCGACCTGGTGGCGCCCGCGTCCCGGGACGTGGCCGGGCACCTCGCCGCGCTGGACGCCGCCTGGACCGGGACACCGCTGGTCGTCGGCGGTGTCTCGCTGGGCGCGCAAGTGGCGGCGGCGTGGGCGGTCCGGCACCCCGAGCGGTGCGCGGGCCTGCTGGTGGCGCTGCCCGCGTGGCACGGCCCGGCGGACGGCGCGCCGGCGGCCCTGGCCGCGCTGGCCAGCGCGGCGGTGGTGGAGTCGGCGGGCGTCGAGGCCGCGCTGACCGGGGTCGACGGGTGGCTGGGCGATGAGCTGCGACGGGCGTGGCCCCGGTACGGGACGCGGTTGGCGCACGCGCTGCGGGAGGCCGCCGGGTCGGTGTCGCCGACGCCGGCCGAGCTGGCCGGGCTGGCGGCGCCGGTGGGGGTCGCGGCCTGCACCGACGACCCCATTCACCCGTTGGGTGTAGCCCGGACGTGGGTCGAGGCGTTGCCTCGTGCCGCTCTGCGCACGACGACGTTGGCGGCGTTGGGCGCGGACCGGGAGTCCCTGGGCCGCGCCGCGCTCACCGCCTACCTCGAAGCCTCCGGCTCGACGCCCCCAGCGGTCTAG
- a CDS encoding DUF3710 domain-containing protein, whose protein sequence is MFGKRRKRGRHSANRGTAQPEVEFGGAGEAEDGPFDSTQAPADGLNRLDLGSIRLPVPEGAQLQVEMDPAGAVRAVHLLTTVGQLTVSAFAAPKSDRLWPEVSGEMIAQFKSDGFRILRENGEWGEEITARNNEVHLRVVGVDGPRWMLRGIAAAPTEELSAKATDALYALLRDTVVVRGEQAMPVRTALPIELPEAIARHIQAQQQQG, encoded by the coding sequence ATGTTCGGAAAGCGCCGCAAGCGCGGTAGGCACTCCGCGAACCGGGGGACGGCGCAACCCGAGGTCGAGTTCGGCGGCGCCGGGGAGGCCGAGGACGGGCCGTTCGACTCCACCCAGGCCCCCGCCGACGGCCTGAACCGGCTGGACCTCGGTTCGATCCGGCTGCCCGTGCCCGAGGGCGCGCAGCTGCAGGTCGAGATGGACCCGGCGGGCGCGGTCCGGGCGGTGCACCTGCTCACGACCGTCGGCCAGCTCACCGTCAGCGCGTTCGCGGCGCCGAAGTCCGACCGGCTGTGGCCGGAGGTCAGCGGCGAGATGATCGCCCAGTTCAAGTCCGACGGCTTCCGCATCCTGCGGGAGAACGGCGAGTGGGGCGAGGAGATCACCGCCCGCAACAACGAGGTGCACCTGCGCGTGGTCGGCGTGGACGGCCCTCGGTGGATGCTGCGCGGCATCGCGGCGGCGCCGACGGAGGAGCTGAGCGCCAAGGCGACCGACGCCCTGTACGCGTTGCTGCGGGACACGGTCGTGGTGCGCGGCGAGCAGGCGATGCCGGTGCGCACCGCGCTGCCGATCGAGCTGCCGGAGGCGATCGCCCGGCACATCCAGGCCCAGCAGCAGCAGGGCTAG
- the dut gene encoding dUTP diphosphatase translates to MPSVEVLLSRLDPAVPPPAYARPGDAGADLVTTTDVVIEPGERAVVGTGVAIALPEGYAGFVHPRSGLAARVGLSVVNTPGTIDAGYRGEIRVCLVNHDLREPVVLSRGDRIAQLVVQKVEHAVFREVDELPDSVRGAGGYGSTGGHDVLARTEG, encoded by the coding sequence GTGCCCAGCGTCGAGGTCCTGCTGTCCCGGCTCGATCCTGCCGTCCCACCCCCGGCCTACGCCCGTCCGGGTGATGCCGGCGCGGACCTGGTGACGACCACCGACGTGGTGATCGAACCGGGGGAGCGCGCCGTGGTCGGGACGGGCGTCGCCATCGCGCTGCCCGAGGGGTACGCGGGGTTCGTGCACCCGCGTTCCGGCCTCGCCGCGCGCGTGGGCCTGAGCGTGGTCAACACGCCGGGCACGATCGACGCGGGCTACCGGGGCGAGATCAGGGTGTGCCTGGTGAACCACGACCTGCGCGAGCCCGTGGTGCTGTCGCGCGGTGACCGGATCGCCCAGCTCGTGGTGCAGAAGGTGGAGCACGCGGTGTTCCGCGAAGTCGACGAGCTGCCCGACTCCGTGCGGGGCGCGGGCGGCTACGGCTCTACAGGCGGGCACGACGTGCTCGCCCGGACGGAGGGGTGA
- a CDS encoding DUF3093 domain-containing protein, with protein sequence MSESAVTAPTAFRERLYVPWWGWPLPLAAAALLAAEIHMGFPGVRSWLPYLITVPLAALLLVRLGSVKVEVSGGELRVGAAHVPLDLLGEVEVFDAKSKRKAMGPDLDPMAYVAHRGWVGPMVRVQLRDPADPTPYWLFSVRSAEELAELLRAR encoded by the coding sequence GTGAGCGAGAGTGCTGTGACCGCCCCGACCGCGTTCCGCGAGCGGTTGTACGTGCCCTGGTGGGGTTGGCCGCTGCCGCTGGCCGCGGCCGCGCTGCTGGCCGCCGAGATCCACATGGGCTTCCCCGGCGTGCGGTCGTGGCTGCCGTACCTCATCACGGTGCCGCTGGCGGCGCTGCTGCTGGTCCGGCTGGGTTCGGTGAAGGTCGAGGTGTCCGGCGGCGAGCTGCGGGTCGGCGCGGCGCACGTGCCGCTGGACCTGCTCGGCGAGGTCGAGGTGTTCGACGCGAAGTCCAAGCGCAAGGCGATGGGGCCGGACCTGGACCCGATGGCGTACGTCGCGCACCGGGGCTGGGTCGGGCCGATGGTCCGGGTGCAGCTGCGGGACCCCGCCGACCCGACGCCCTACTGGCTGTTCAGCGTGCGGTCGGCGGAGGAGCTGGCGGAGCTGCTGCGCGCGCGGTGA
- a CDS encoding DUF4193 domain-containing protein codes for MATDYDAPRRSEADELAEDSLEELKARRNETQSGVVDIDEDATAENFELPGADLSGEELTFKVLPKQADEFTCSKCFLVHHRSRLAEEVNGQYICRDCA; via the coding sequence ATGGCGACCGACTACGACGCACCGCGTCGCAGCGAGGCGGACGAACTCGCTGAGGACTCCCTCGAGGAGCTGAAGGCGCGGCGCAATGAAACGCAGTCCGGGGTCGTCGACATCGACGAGGACGCGACCGCCGAGAACTTCGAGCTGCCGGGCGCCGACCTGTCCGGTGAGGAGCTGACGTTCAAGGTCCTGCCGAAGCAGGCGGACGAGTTCACGTGCTCCAAGTGCTTCCTGGTGCACCACCGCAGCAGGCTGGCCGAGGAAGTCAACGGCCAGTACATCTGCCGCGACTGCGCCTGA
- the cei gene encoding envelope integrity protein Cei, producing the protein MGPGTGSSGSSRYRKRRPWPALVLFLVLAATAVVVWNRVLSDEGDVDAAIRCNAPGGVPLPSAGAPVAPAAEPQPRLGSVLGHDALDRTDPVPVAQVQFRVFNASTQRNQARFVATTLEELGMKQAAEPDNDPVYPAQDMGCRGQIRFGAPGAGAARTLSLVEPCLELVRDERQDATVDVAIGQKFSEVKPNSDARKVLDQLAEWAAQQPEQQGGQAAEGSTALSLNADHLKAARDVRC; encoded by the coding sequence GTGGGACCCGGTACGGGGAGCAGCGGGTCGTCGCGGTACCGGAAGCGGCGGCCGTGGCCGGCGCTCGTGCTGTTCCTGGTGCTCGCCGCGACAGCGGTGGTGGTCTGGAACCGCGTGTTGTCGGACGAGGGCGACGTGGACGCGGCGATCAGGTGCAACGCGCCCGGCGGGGTGCCGTTGCCCTCGGCGGGCGCTCCGGTGGCGCCGGCGGCCGAGCCGCAGCCGCGGCTGGGGTCGGTGCTGGGGCACGACGCGCTGGACCGGACCGACCCGGTGCCCGTCGCCCAGGTGCAGTTCCGCGTGTTCAACGCGAGCACCCAGCGCAACCAGGCGCGGTTCGTCGCGACGACGCTGGAAGAGCTGGGCATGAAGCAGGCCGCGGAGCCGGACAACGACCCGGTGTACCCGGCGCAGGACATGGGCTGCCGCGGCCAGATCCGGTTCGGCGCGCCCGGCGCCGGCGCGGCGCGGACGTTGAGCCTGGTGGAGCCGTGCCTGGAGCTGGTGCGCGACGAGCGCCAGGACGCGACGGTGGACGTGGCGATCGGGCAGAAGTTCAGCGAGGTGAAGCCGAACAGCGACGCCCGCAAGGTGCTCGACCAGCTGGCGGAGTGGGCGGCGCAGCAGCCCGAGCAGCAGGGCGGTCAGGCGGCGGAGGGCTCGACGGCGCTGTCGCTGAACGCCGACCACCTCAAGGCCGCCCGCGACGTCCGCTGCTGA
- a CDS encoding inositol monophosphatase family protein, which produces MRFDPRSLVEVAVLVAREAGELAVATRAAAVTDVDTKSSATDVVTAADRASEQLVRRRLAELRPGEPVIGEEEGGSAAVEGLTWVVDPIDGTVNYLYDIPHYAVSVAAQVDGESVAGAVVEPVSGRVWTAARGGGAWLDGRRLAVSNATRLDLSLLGYGFAYRPERRQRQAEAWAGLATRVRDMRRAGAASLDLCAVAAGRLDAYAEHTLGRWDWAAGALLAREAGAVVHLPGEAPELGADATFAAAPGIADALFTALVDCGFAKV; this is translated from the coding sequence TTGCGTTTCGATCCCCGCTCATTGGTCGAAGTCGCCGTGCTCGTGGCCCGCGAGGCCGGTGAGCTGGCCGTGGCCACCCGCGCGGCCGCCGTGACCGATGTGGACACCAAGAGCAGCGCCACCGACGTGGTGACCGCGGCCGACCGCGCGTCCGAGCAGCTGGTCCGGCGGCGGCTCGCCGAGCTGCGGCCGGGCGAGCCGGTGATCGGGGAGGAGGAGGGCGGCAGCGCCGCCGTCGAGGGCCTGACCTGGGTCGTCGACCCGATCGACGGCACCGTGAACTACCTCTACGACATCCCGCACTACGCCGTCTCGGTCGCCGCGCAGGTCGACGGCGAGTCCGTGGCGGGCGCCGTGGTGGAGCCGGTGAGCGGCCGGGTGTGGACGGCGGCGCGCGGCGGCGGGGCGTGGCTGGACGGCCGGCGGCTCGCGGTGTCGAACGCCACCCGGTTGGACCTGTCCCTCCTGGGTTACGGCTTCGCCTACCGACCGGAGCGCCGGCAGCGCCAGGCGGAGGCGTGGGCGGGGCTCGCGACGAGGGTTCGGGACATGCGGCGGGCCGGTGCGGCCTCGCTGGACCTGTGCGCCGTGGCGGCCGGGCGGTTGGACGCCTACGCCGAGCACACCCTGGGCCGGTGGGACTGGGCGGCGGGCGCGCTGCTGGCCCGTGAGGCGGGCGCCGTCGTCCACCTGCCGGGTGAAGCCCCGGAGCTGGGCGCCGACGCCACCTTCGCCGCCGCCCCGGGCATCGCCGACGCCCTCTTCACCGCCCTGGTCGACTGCGGCTTCGCCAAGGTCTGA